Proteins encoded together in one Lathyrus oleraceus cultivar Zhongwan6 chromosome 5, CAAS_Psat_ZW6_1.0, whole genome shotgun sequence window:
- the LOC127080590 gene encoding uncharacterized protein LOC127080590 — translation MVRNGVNFGLRRPNYTSPLAEYVLHTYAPLRTKIPKFTKFVGDTTGSTVEHVARYLIEAGDMSNNENLRMKFFPCSLTKNAFTWFTTLPQNSIHSWNQLERMFHEQFYMGKTKISLKELASVKRKFTEPIDEYLNRFRLLKAKCFTQVPKHELVEMAAGGLDYSIRKKLDTQYLRDMTQLDDRVRQVECLKEEKARTNKGKRVAYVDFRKDHEDSSLEVPDFDDTEIDPAELAQRPPYACKVLAPSNGRNPVEPEKNDKFPKKTYTFDVTKCDEICDLLVKDGQMIVPPGAKLPPLE, via the coding sequence ATGGTTCGAAATGGGGTAAATTTTGGTCTCAGAAGACCAAATTATACATCGCCTTTGGCAGAATATGTCTTACATACATATGCGCCTCTAAGGAccaaaatccccaaattcaccAAGTTTGTCGGGGATACTACTGGGTCTACTGTCGAACACGTGGCGAGATATCTAATTGAAGCTGGAGATATGTCAAATAACGAAAATCTTCGGATGAAATTTTTTCCATGTTCTCTTACCAAGAATGCTTTTACATGGTTCACAACTTTGCCCCAGAATTCGATCCATTCATGGAACCAGCTAGAAAGAATGTTCCATGAACAGTTCTACATGGGGAAAACGAAGATAAGTTTGAAAGAGTTGGCTAGTGTCAAACGAAAATTCACTGAGCCAATTGACGAATATCTAAATAGATTTCGACTACTTAAAGCCAAGTGTTTTACGCAAGTGCCAaaacatgagttggtcgaaatggccgctggGGGTCTTGATTACTCGATTAGAAAGAAGTTGGATACTCAATACCTAAGGGATATGACCCAGTTGGATGATAGAGTTCGACAGGTAGAATGTTTAAAAGAAGAAAAGGCTAGAACAAACAAAGGTAAAAGGGTAGCCTATGTCGATTTTAGGAAAGATCATGAAGATTCAAGCCTTGAAGTTCCAGACTTCGATGATACTGAGATCGATCCTGCTGAGTTGGCACAGAGGCCACCATATGCGTGCAAAGTTTTGGCCCCTTCGAACGGGAGAAACCCTGTCGAACCTGAAAAGAATGACAAGTTTCCTAAGAAAACATATACTTTCGACGTGACGAAATGTGACGAAATTTGTGACCTActggttaaagatggtcaaatgaTAGTACCTCCGGGTGCTAAATTACCTCCTTTAGAATAA
- the LOC127080589 gene encoding uncharacterized protein LOC127080589 codes for MPLIAIIDTNATHSCISLDCAKRLNLELSVMLRSMVIDTLAMGSMTTSSICLKCSLNIYDKDFEVDLVCLPLSQLDVILGMDWLRANHVYINCFAKAVLFLEPEKEGDLFLSTQQVNESVRDDAKVFILVASLKLSENGTMGEFLVVRDFPEVFPDELSDFPPEREVKFTIDLIPGTSAISMAPYRMSPSELKELKSQLEDLLDKRFIRPSVSLWGAPVLLVKKK; via the coding sequence ATGCCTTTGATTGCTATTATTGATACCAATGCGACACATTCTTGtatttctttggattgtgctaagagattGAATCTTGAATTATCTGTTATGCTTAGAAGCATGGTTATTGATACTTTGGCTATGGGTTCAATGACTACGTCATCTATTTGTTTGAAATGTTCGTTGAATATTTATGATAAAGATTTTGAAGTTGATTTAGTGTGTCTTCCATTGAGTCAACTTGATGTTATTTTGGGAATGGATTGGTTAAGGGCCAACCAtgtctatatcaattgttttgcGAAAGCTGTTCTTTTTCTTGAGCCAGAGAAGGAAGGTGATTTATTCTTGTCTACTCAACAAGTGAATGAATCTGTGCGAGATGATGCTAAAGTGTTTATCTTGGTGGCAAGTTTGAAGCTTAGTGAAAATGGAACAATGGGTGAATTTCTAGTTGTTCGTGATTTTCCTGAAGTGTTTCCTGATGAGCTTAGCGATTTTCCACCTGAACGTGAAGTTAAGTTCACAATTGATTTGATTCCTGGTACTAGTgcgatatcgatggctccgtatcggATGTCAccatctgagttgaaagagttgaagagtcaactaGAGGATTTGCTTGATAAGAggtttattcgtccgagtgtgtcactGTGGGGTGCACCTGTCTTGTTAGTTAAGAAGAAAtaa